A genomic segment from Hypomesus transpacificus isolate Combined female chromosome 13, fHypTra1, whole genome shotgun sequence encodes:
- the LOC124475301 gene encoding parvalbumin-like EF-hand-containing protein isoform X3, with translation MVDDLSHQVKKVALAMGASLSDHDLESLPREMRLTGNFNYSKFLEYMRQFKTSEQQEELTKKAFQKLDKDGSGYIEWNEIKYMLSVVPSSAPVLPLSDEVAEALIQTADTDGDGRINFEEFSDMVKQEEKPKK, from the exons ATGGTGGACGACTTGAGCCACCAAGTGAAGAAGGTCGCTCTGGCCATGGGAGCGTCCCTCAGCGACCACGACCTGGAAAGCCTCCCCCGGGAGATGAGACTgacgg GAAACTTCAATTACAGCAAGTTTCTAGAGTACATGAGGCAGTTCAAAACGTCAGAACAACAAGAGGAGTTGACCAAGAAAGCCTTTCAGAAGCTGGACAAAGACGGCAGCGGCTACATCGAGTGGAACGAAATCAA GTACATGCTGTCGGTTGTGCCCAGTTCAGCTCCTGTACTGCCCCTGTCTGACGAAGTGGCGGAGGCCTTAATTCAGACAGCCGACACGGACGGTGACGGACGCATCAACTTCGAAG AGTTCTCAGACATGGTCAAACAGGAGGAGAAACCCAAGAAGTGA
- the LOC124475301 gene encoding parvalbumin-like EF-hand-containing protein isoform X1 yields MVDDLSHQVKKVALAMGASLSDHDLESLPREMRLTGNFNYSKFLEYMRQFKTSEQQEELTKKAFQKLDKDGSGYIEWNEINSGVFFLDVCRYMLSVVPSSAPVLPLSDEVAEALIQTADTDGDGRINFEEFSDMVKQEEKPKK; encoded by the exons ATGGTGGACGACTTGAGCCACCAAGTGAAGAAGGTCGCTCTGGCCATGGGAGCGTCCCTCAGCGACCACGACCTGGAAAGCCTCCCCCGGGAGATGAGACTgacgg GAAACTTCAATTACAGCAAGTTTCTAGAGTACATGAGGCAGTTCAAAACGTCAGAACAACAAGAGGAGTTGACCAAGAAAGCCTTTCAGAAGCTGGACAAAGACGGCAGCGGCTACATCGAGTGGAACGAAATCAA TagtggtgttttttttctggatgTGTGCAGGTACATGCTGTCGGTTGTGCCCAGTTCAGCTCCTGTACTGCCCCTGTCTGACGAAGTGGCGGAGGCCTTAATTCAGACAGCCGACACGGACGGTGACGGACGCATCAACTTCGAAG AGTTCTCAGACATGGTCAAACAGGAGGAGAAACCCAAGAAGTGA
- the LOC124475301 gene encoding parvalbumin-like EF-hand-containing protein isoform X2 — MVDDLSHQVKKVALAMGASLSDHDLESLPREMRLTGNFNYSKFLEYMRQFKTSEQQEELTKKAFQKLDKDGSGYIEWNEINGVFFLDVCRYMLSVVPSSAPVLPLSDEVAEALIQTADTDGDGRINFEEFSDMVKQEEKPKK; from the exons ATGGTGGACGACTTGAGCCACCAAGTGAAGAAGGTCGCTCTGGCCATGGGAGCGTCCCTCAGCGACCACGACCTGGAAAGCCTCCCCCGGGAGATGAGACTgacgg GAAACTTCAATTACAGCAAGTTTCTAGAGTACATGAGGCAGTTCAAAACGTCAGAACAACAAGAGGAGTTGACCAAGAAAGCCTTTCAGAAGCTGGACAAAGACGGCAGCGGCTACATCGAGTGGAACGAAATCAA tggtgttttttttctggatgTGTGCAGGTACATGCTGTCGGTTGTGCCCAGTTCAGCTCCTGTACTGCCCCTGTCTGACGAAGTGGCGGAGGCCTTAATTCAGACAGCCGACACGGACGGTGACGGACGCATCAACTTCGAAG AGTTCTCAGACATGGTCAAACAGGAGGAGAAACCCAAGAAGTGA
- the st6galnac gene encoding alpha-N-acetylgalactosaminide alpha-2,6-sialyltransferase 2, with amino-acid sequence MTRTGVQRRLLICFLVVSSMLGLYTLCVSLEIQVPWRMMALARFSGTHRVQQQSSNYSQGTTTLPHPTHVLKLSTEPNHQHSSSAVITALKAQATRNGALPRQENNTTSSRRPSPRITTRSLQLTIKDPPFIGDSYAREEAPPQTECADGIRSRVSQTEFGERFLVNIPVLQWAKHATQDQYERLQQYPGTHGWKGLSFHTVLASLSVLNTEANRQMLDDWARRANGSRSRCMRCAVVGNGGIMNGSKRGREIDQHEYVFRTNGAITKGFEEDVGTRTTHYTFSTNTMRNSMASYGGQGYHGPPQSEETRYVFLPDQDRDYLLLKAAAMNTTVERGPEMNQKASVYFGKTVSVHNIKMYHPDFVRYIRNRFLRSHTLTTKYKDIYRPSTGAVMLLAAMHTCDKVSAYGFMTPDYSRYSDHYFNKQYKPVGFYINHDLRMELNLWQQLHKAGLLQLYMRP; translated from the exons ATGACCCGCACGGGCGTCCAGCGGAGGCTGCTCATCTGCTTCCTGGTGGTCAGCTCCATGCTGGGCCTCTACACTCTGTGTGTGAGCCTGGAGATCCAAGTGCCCTGGCGCATGATGGCTCTGGCACGCTTCTCAGGCACCCACCGCGTTCAGCAGCAGAGCAG CAACTACAGCCAAGGGACCACGACTTTACCTCACCCCACCCATGTATTGAAGCTGTCAACCGAACCGAACCACCAGCATTCAAGTAGCGCGGTGATTACAGCCCTAAAGGCCCAGGCCACTCGAAATGGAGCTCTACCACGCCAGGAGAACAACACTACCAGTAGCCGCAGGCCGAGCCCTCGGATCACCACCAGGAGCCTTCAGCTCACCATCAAGGATCCACCTTTTATCGGAGACAGCTATGCCAGAGAAGAAGCCCCACCGCAAACT GAGTGTGCGGACGGTATTCGCAGCAGGGTGTCTCAGACTGAGTTTGGGGAGAGGTTCCTGGTCAACATCCCTGTGCTGCAGTGGGCCAAGCACGCCACCCAGGATCAGTACGAGCGTCTTCAACAGTACCCCGGGACCCACGGATGGAAAGGGCTCAGCTTCCACA cCGTCCTGGCATCCCTGTCGGTCCTCAACACGGAGGCAAACCGTCAGATGTTAGATGATTGGGCACGCAGGGCAAATGGATCGCGCTCGCGCTGCATGCGGTGTGCGGTGGTGGGTAATGGTGGGATAATGAACGGCTCAAAGAGAGGACGGGAGATCGACCAGCATGAATACGTCTTCAG GACCAACGGGGCTATCACCAAGGGCTTTGAAGAGGATGTGGGTACGCGTACCACCCACTACACCTTCTCCACCAATACGATGCGCAACTCCATGGCCAGCTATGGAGGTCAGGGCTACCATGGCCCCCCGCAGTCTGAG GAAACACGCTATGTTTTTTTGCCTGATCAAGACCGTGACTATCTGCTGCTGAAGGCTGCTGCCATGAACACCACAGTTGAGCGAGGACCCGAGATGAACCAGAA GGCGTCCGTTTACTTCGGGAAGACTGTTTCAGTTCACAACATCAAGATGTACCATCCTGATTTTGTCCGTTACATCAGAAACAG GTTCCTACGCTCACATACCCTGACGACCAAATACAAGGATATTTACCGTCCATCAACAGGAGCTGTGATGCTGCTGGCTGCTATGCACACTTGTGACAAG GTGAGCGCATATGGATTCATGACCCCCGACTACAGCAGGTACTCAGACCACTACTTTAACAAACAGTACAAGCCTGTGGGCTTCTACATCAACCACGATCTGAGGATGGAGCTGAATCTCTGGCAGCAGCTCCACAAGGCAGGACTTCTCCAGCTCTACATGAGGCCTTGA
- the cep131 gene encoding centrosomal protein of 131 kDa isoform X1 yields MHTTRSPSSVQMGLAGDALDLSLAGSQLSVTRRPSSASPGKHFTRSVSVTVASEGRGKRNTLSDVGFGSSRSIKNLRRSNSTTQVNQQTSISLSEDQTEDFLALFDSSTDGRRKLASLSKASPDRTTWNILDDQPRAFPLPSPLPSSSRSTGSVDSPTGLKKREPDPALLAANFTANNRSNKGAVGNSVTTILHNNYSDKPLTPKSSNQKPSFNNILKATGNDEGTLENGSVTKSQKNFSSSSSTSNNNAAARAGSPGTPRRREVTEEEAERFIQQVNQAAVAIQRWYRRHARRQHASQAALTRVLTTKRKEWEQRAEEERSPEVQKKKEEDRKKIREEKARLARLAAIQELQQKRAQRAAEVQRSAQEELDTLRHAGKVGRRRPFRSTPSNLSPTSPVDIKAKNTDSNVNAASDLDDLTSSPAPSNRRGSQCSQEILLRSVSVEDQRQGAPSSRAQSKTTLNDLLDTLKLLEEEPERLSEPKSFLKDKYSWIDEDGDSTSLTTDNLERHGQLIQAPVLPDGAAVLPDGGALLPDGGALLSEAKLQSIMSFLDEMEKSEQERPRSVTSGSHREVLLSEEELVGVELAGVEQASATAAEVTSSMMRLKLELDEKRRTVNMLQTALAQQRELTVRHVKETEKELHRSFQQQKDQYEATIQRHLAFIDQLIDDKKALSESCEGVVTELKQVDQKYTKKITQMQEQHEMEIKKLKELMSATEKVRREKWIDEKTKKIKEITVKGLEPEIQKLISKHKQELKKLRVLHQAELLQADERAAQRYVQQSELLRTQLERDRDELGQRERELAKQRFEKQLQEEEMSLQQQRRRLYKEVAEEKERLAQLAARQRGELEELRRQLEDNSSLAGRALRDELDKSREEQERRHQVEMKALRERLEIEKQTWEENYMKKEEAWLLSRERELKEEVRRGRDKEIELAIQRLEEETSGARDECERAADNRVKRVREKCEAELRELERSERAALEKQQEVKKRQVETEGELIHLQALLRQREQEVEHISQARDKLAEERRSLAEVIREEFAERLLSTEEENRRVKMEVSEVRARLRLEVERVTREKEEELAEVHHRVKSAILKKEETVSSLRKQHEAALKRADHLEALLEQQRKQLLEK; encoded by the exons ATGCACACCACTCGTAGCCCCTCGTCCGTCCAGATGGGCCTTGCAGGGGATGCCCTGGACCTTAGCCTGGCTGGTTCCCAGCTCTCTGTGACCCGCCGGCCCAGCAGCGCCTCTCCAGGCAAACACTTCACCCGCTCTGTCTCCGTGACGGTGGCCAGCGAGGGCCGGGGCAAACGAAACACACTG AGTGACGTTGGGTTTGGAAGCTCTCGCTCCATCAAGAACCTGAGGAGGTCTAACAGCACCACTCAGGTGAACCAGCAGACCAGCATCAGTCTCAG tgAGGACCAGACGGAGGATTTTCTGGCCCTGTTTGACAGCAGCACAGACGGCCGCAGGAAGCTGGCCAGCCTCAGCAAAGCCTCCCCAGACCGCACCACCTGGAACATTCTG GACGACCAGCCGCGagccttccctctcccctcccccctcccctccagctcccGCAGTACCGGCAGCGTAGACTCTCCCACGGGCCTGAAGAAACGAGAACCCGACCCTGCGCTGCTAGCTGCCAACTTCACCGCCAACAACAG GAGCAACAAGGGAGCTGTGGGGAACTCTGTCACCACCATCTTACACAACAACTACTCAGACAAACCCCTCACCCCCAAGAGCTCCAACCAGAAGCCCTCCTTCAA CAACATCCTCAAAGCCACGGGAAATGACGAAGGTACCTTGGAGAACGGTTCTGTCACCAAGTCCCAGAAGAACTTCTCGTCCTCGTCGTCCACCTCCAACAACAACGCTGCAGCCCGGGCGGGCAGCCCTGGCACGCCTCGCAGGAGGGAGGTCACCGAGGAGGAGGCCGAGAG gttCATCCAGCAGGTGAACCAAGCTGCGGTGGCCATCCAGCGCTGGTACAGGCGCCATGCCAGGAGGCAGCATGCCAGCCAGGCCGCCCTTACACGTGTCCTCACCACCAAGAGAAAG GAGTGGgaacagagagcagaggaagagcGATCCCCAGAGGtacagaagaagaaagaggaggacaggaagaagatCCGCGAGGAGAAGGCTCGTCTGGCACGCCTTGCAGCCATACAG GAGCTGCAGCAGAAGAGGGCCCAGCGGGCTGCGGAGGTGCAGCGCTCCGcccaggaggagctggacacaCTGAGGCATGCTGGGAAGGTGGGGCGCAGGAGACCCTTCAGGAGCACCCCCAGCAACCTCAGCCCCACCTCCCCCGTTGACATCAAGGCCAAGAACACAG ACTCCAACGTTAACGCAGCGTCCGATCTGGATGACCTCACATCCTCCCCCGCTCCGTCCAATCGCAGAGGTTCTCAGTGCTCCCAG GAGATCCTGCTGAGGTCTGTGAGTGTGGAGGACCAGCGACAGGGGGCGCCGTCGAGCAGAGCCCAGTCCAAGACCACCCTGAACGACCTGCTGGACACCCtgaagctgctggaggaggagccggaGAGGCTGTCCGAGCCCAAGAGCTTCCTGAAGGACAAGTACTCCTGGATAGATGAG GATGGGGACTCCACCTCCCTGACCACAGACAACCTGGAGCGGCACGGCCAGCTGATCCAGGCCCCGGTGCTGCCTGACGGGGCGGCGGTGCTGCCTGATGGGGGCGCCCTGCTGCCAGACGGGGGAGCTCTGCTGTCGGAGGCCAAGCTCCAGAGCATCATGAGCTTCCTGGACGAGATGGAGAAGTCTGAGCAGGAGAGGCCTCGCTCCGTCACCTCAGGCTCCCACAGAgag GTGCTGCTGtcggaggaggagctggtgggggtggagctggCTGGGGTGGAGCAGGCCTCGGCCACCGCTGCAGAGGTCACGAGCTCCATGATGAGACTGAAACTGGAGCTGGACGAGAAGAGACGCACAGTCAACATGCTGCAGACGGCTCTG gcccagcaGAGGGAGCTGACAGTCAGGCAtgtgaaggagacagagaaggagctcCACAGGAGCTTCCAGCAGCAGAAGGATCAGTACGAGGCCACCATCCAGAGACACCTGGCCTTCATCGaccag ttgaTAGATGATAAGAAGGCCCTGAGCGAGAGCTGTGAGGGTGTGGTGACAGAGCTCAAGCAAGTGGATCAGAAATACACCAAGAAGATCACCCAGATGCAGGAGCAACACGAAATG GAGATCAAGAAGCTGAAGGAGCTCATGAGTGCCACTGAGAAGGTCCGCCGGGAGAAGTGGATCGACGAGAAGACCAAGAAGATTAAAGAGATCACCGTCAAAG GTCTGGAGCCGGAGATCCAGAAGCTGATCTCCAAGCACAAGCAGGAGCTGAAGAAGCTGCGGGTGCTGCACCAGGCGGAGCTGCTGCAGGCGGACGAGAGAGCGGCCCAGCGCTACGTCCAGCAGAGCGAGCTGCTCCGCACACAgctggagagggacagggacgagctgggccagagagagagggagctggccaAGCAGAG gtttgAGAAGCAgttacaggaggaggagatgtcCCTTCAGCAGCAGAGGAGGCGTCTTTACAAGGAGGTGgccgaggagaaggagagactcgCCCAGCTGGCTGCCAg GCAGCGCGGGGAACTGGAGGAGCTGCGAAGGCAGCTGGAGGATAACAGCTCACTGGCGGGCCGCGCCCTGCGAGACGAGCTGGacaagagcagggaggagcaggagagacggCACCAG GTAGAGATGAAGGCATTGAGAGAACGTCTGGAGATTGAGAAGCAGACCTGGGAGGAGAACTACATGaagaaggag GAAGCGTGGCTGCTAagtcgagagagagagctgaaagAGGAAGTGCGGCGAGGGCGGGATAAAGAGATCGAGCTGGCCATtcagagactggaggaggagaccagcggGGCCAGGGACGAGTGTGAAAGGGCGGCGgacaacag ggtgaAGCGCGTGAGGGAGAAGTGTGAGGCGGAGTTGCGGGAGCTGGAGCGCTCAGAGCGGGCGGCGCTGGAGAAGCAGCAGGAGGTGAAGAAGAGGCaggtggagacggagggagagctcATCCACCTGCAGGCCCTCCTCAGGCAGAGGGAACAGGAGGTGGAGCACATCAGCCAG GCGAGAGACAAGCTGGCGGAGGAGCGGCGGAGCTTGGCGGAGGTGATCCGGGAGGAGTTTGCGGAGCGCCTGTTGTCCACGGAGGAGGAGAACCGGCGGGTGAAGATGGAGGTGTCGGAGGTGCGAGCCCGTCTCCgtctggaggtggagagggtgacccgggagaaggaggaggagctggcggaGGTCCACCACCG TGTGAAGTCGGCCATTTTGAAGAAGGAAGAGACTGTCAGCAGCCTCCGCAAGCAGCATGAG GCTGCGCTGAAAAGGGCGGACCACCTGGAGGCCTTGTTGGAGCAGCAGAGGAAGCAGCTACTGGAGAAATGA
- the cep131 gene encoding centrosomal protein of 131 kDa isoform X2 yields the protein MHTTRSPSSVQMGLAGDALDLSLAGSQLSVTRRPSSASPGKHFTRSVSVTVASEGRGKRNTLSDVGFGSSRSIKNLRRSNSTTQVNQQTSISLSEDQTEDFLALFDSSTDGRRKLASLSKASPDRTTWNILDDQPRAFPLPSPLPSSSRSTGSVDSPTGLKKREPDPALLAANFTANNRSNKGAVGNSVTTILHNNYSDKPLTPKSSNQKPSFNNILKATGNDEGTLENGSVTKSQKNFSSSSSTSNNNAAARAGSPGTPRRREVTEEEAERFIQQVNQAAVAIQRWYRRHARRQHASQAALTRVLTTKRKEWEQRAEEERSPEVQKKKEEDRKKIREEKARLARLAAIQELQQKRAQRAAEVQRSAQEELDTLRHAGKVGRRRPFRSTPSNLSPTSPVDIKAKNTDSNVNAASDLDDLTSSPAPSNRRGSQCSQEILLRSVSVEDQRQGAPSSRAQSKTTLNDLLDTLKLLEEEPERLSEPKSFLKDKYSWIDEDGDSTSLTTDNLERHGQLIQAPVLPDGAAVLPDGGALLPDGGALLSEAKLQSIMSFLDEMEKSEQERPRSVTSGSHREVLLSEEELVGVELAGVEQASATAAEVTSSMMRLKLELDEKRRTVNMLQTALAQQRELTVRHVKETEKELHRSFQQQKDQYEATIQRHLAFIDQLIDDKKALSESCEGVVTELKQVDQKYTKKITQMQEQHEMEIKKLKELMSATEKVRREKWIDEKTKKIKEITVKGLEPEIQKLISKHKQELKKLRVLHQAELLQADERAAQRYVQQSELLRTQLERDRDELGQRERELAKQRFEKQLQEEEMSLQQQRRRLYKEVAEEKERLAQLAARQRGELEELRRQLEDNSSLAGRALRDELDKSREEQERRHQVEMKALRERLEIEKQTWEENYMKKEEAWLLSRERELKEEVRRGRDKEIELAIQRLEEETSGARDECERAADNRVKRVREKCEAELRELERSERAALEKQQEVKKRQVETEGELIHLQALLRQREQEVEHISQARDKLAEERRSLAEVIREEFAERLLSTEEENRRVKMEVSEVRARLRLEVERVTREKEEELAEVHHRLR from the exons ATGCACACCACTCGTAGCCCCTCGTCCGTCCAGATGGGCCTTGCAGGGGATGCCCTGGACCTTAGCCTGGCTGGTTCCCAGCTCTCTGTGACCCGCCGGCCCAGCAGCGCCTCTCCAGGCAAACACTTCACCCGCTCTGTCTCCGTGACGGTGGCCAGCGAGGGCCGGGGCAAACGAAACACACTG AGTGACGTTGGGTTTGGAAGCTCTCGCTCCATCAAGAACCTGAGGAGGTCTAACAGCACCACTCAGGTGAACCAGCAGACCAGCATCAGTCTCAG tgAGGACCAGACGGAGGATTTTCTGGCCCTGTTTGACAGCAGCACAGACGGCCGCAGGAAGCTGGCCAGCCTCAGCAAAGCCTCCCCAGACCGCACCACCTGGAACATTCTG GACGACCAGCCGCGagccttccctctcccctcccccctcccctccagctcccGCAGTACCGGCAGCGTAGACTCTCCCACGGGCCTGAAGAAACGAGAACCCGACCCTGCGCTGCTAGCTGCCAACTTCACCGCCAACAACAG GAGCAACAAGGGAGCTGTGGGGAACTCTGTCACCACCATCTTACACAACAACTACTCAGACAAACCCCTCACCCCCAAGAGCTCCAACCAGAAGCCCTCCTTCAA CAACATCCTCAAAGCCACGGGAAATGACGAAGGTACCTTGGAGAACGGTTCTGTCACCAAGTCCCAGAAGAACTTCTCGTCCTCGTCGTCCACCTCCAACAACAACGCTGCAGCCCGGGCGGGCAGCCCTGGCACGCCTCGCAGGAGGGAGGTCACCGAGGAGGAGGCCGAGAG gttCATCCAGCAGGTGAACCAAGCTGCGGTGGCCATCCAGCGCTGGTACAGGCGCCATGCCAGGAGGCAGCATGCCAGCCAGGCCGCCCTTACACGTGTCCTCACCACCAAGAGAAAG GAGTGGgaacagagagcagaggaagagcGATCCCCAGAGGtacagaagaagaaagaggaggacaggaagaagatCCGCGAGGAGAAGGCTCGTCTGGCACGCCTTGCAGCCATACAG GAGCTGCAGCAGAAGAGGGCCCAGCGGGCTGCGGAGGTGCAGCGCTCCGcccaggaggagctggacacaCTGAGGCATGCTGGGAAGGTGGGGCGCAGGAGACCCTTCAGGAGCACCCCCAGCAACCTCAGCCCCACCTCCCCCGTTGACATCAAGGCCAAGAACACAG ACTCCAACGTTAACGCAGCGTCCGATCTGGATGACCTCACATCCTCCCCCGCTCCGTCCAATCGCAGAGGTTCTCAGTGCTCCCAG GAGATCCTGCTGAGGTCTGTGAGTGTGGAGGACCAGCGACAGGGGGCGCCGTCGAGCAGAGCCCAGTCCAAGACCACCCTGAACGACCTGCTGGACACCCtgaagctgctggaggaggagccggaGAGGCTGTCCGAGCCCAAGAGCTTCCTGAAGGACAAGTACTCCTGGATAGATGAG GATGGGGACTCCACCTCCCTGACCACAGACAACCTGGAGCGGCACGGCCAGCTGATCCAGGCCCCGGTGCTGCCTGACGGGGCGGCGGTGCTGCCTGATGGGGGCGCCCTGCTGCCAGACGGGGGAGCTCTGCTGTCGGAGGCCAAGCTCCAGAGCATCATGAGCTTCCTGGACGAGATGGAGAAGTCTGAGCAGGAGAGGCCTCGCTCCGTCACCTCAGGCTCCCACAGAgag GTGCTGCTGtcggaggaggagctggtgggggtggagctggCTGGGGTGGAGCAGGCCTCGGCCACCGCTGCAGAGGTCACGAGCTCCATGATGAGACTGAAACTGGAGCTGGACGAGAAGAGACGCACAGTCAACATGCTGCAGACGGCTCTG gcccagcaGAGGGAGCTGACAGTCAGGCAtgtgaaggagacagagaaggagctcCACAGGAGCTTCCAGCAGCAGAAGGATCAGTACGAGGCCACCATCCAGAGACACCTGGCCTTCATCGaccag ttgaTAGATGATAAGAAGGCCCTGAGCGAGAGCTGTGAGGGTGTGGTGACAGAGCTCAAGCAAGTGGATCAGAAATACACCAAGAAGATCACCCAGATGCAGGAGCAACACGAAATG GAGATCAAGAAGCTGAAGGAGCTCATGAGTGCCACTGAGAAGGTCCGCCGGGAGAAGTGGATCGACGAGAAGACCAAGAAGATTAAAGAGATCACCGTCAAAG GTCTGGAGCCGGAGATCCAGAAGCTGATCTCCAAGCACAAGCAGGAGCTGAAGAAGCTGCGGGTGCTGCACCAGGCGGAGCTGCTGCAGGCGGACGAGAGAGCGGCCCAGCGCTACGTCCAGCAGAGCGAGCTGCTCCGCACACAgctggagagggacagggacgagctgggccagagagagagggagctggccaAGCAGAG gtttgAGAAGCAgttacaggaggaggagatgtcCCTTCAGCAGCAGAGGAGGCGTCTTTACAAGGAGGTGgccgaggagaaggagagactcgCCCAGCTGGCTGCCAg GCAGCGCGGGGAACTGGAGGAGCTGCGAAGGCAGCTGGAGGATAACAGCTCACTGGCGGGCCGCGCCCTGCGAGACGAGCTGGacaagagcagggaggagcaggagagacggCACCAG GTAGAGATGAAGGCATTGAGAGAACGTCTGGAGATTGAGAAGCAGACCTGGGAGGAGAACTACATGaagaaggag GAAGCGTGGCTGCTAagtcgagagagagagctgaaagAGGAAGTGCGGCGAGGGCGGGATAAAGAGATCGAGCTGGCCATtcagagactggaggaggagaccagcggGGCCAGGGACGAGTGTGAAAGGGCGGCGgacaacag ggtgaAGCGCGTGAGGGAGAAGTGTGAGGCGGAGTTGCGGGAGCTGGAGCGCTCAGAGCGGGCGGCGCTGGAGAAGCAGCAGGAGGTGAAGAAGAGGCaggtggagacggagggagagctcATCCACCTGCAGGCCCTCCTCAGGCAGAGGGAACAGGAGGTGGAGCACATCAGCCAG GCGAGAGACAAGCTGGCGGAGGAGCGGCGGAGCTTGGCGGAGGTGATCCGGGAGGAGTTTGCGGAGCGCCTGTTGTCCACGGAGGAGGAGAACCGGCGGGTGAAGATGGAGGTGTCGGAGGTGCGAGCCCGTCTCCgtctggaggtggagagggtgacccgggagaaggaggaggagctggcggaGGTCCACCACCG GCTGCGCTGA